The genomic stretch GGAAACTGCTCCGTAGTGAGAAACCACCAACCAGCTGGGAGACCCCTGTGTCTGTTATTCAAGTCCCCTCTGAGCTGCGAAAGGGACTTTGTCACTAGCAATGCTATGCATATGCTGCCATATCTGGCAAAAGCATAAGGGTTCCTGAAGGGGTTCAGTACGTTCTGCAGAGGGATTGTAGCCTTCCGAGACccattccctccctccatctccCCAGGAGGTGTCGTAAGTGCCACAGCCCAGGACTACATTAAAGCTGTGTTAGGAAATCCTCAGCAATTTGGGAAGTAAGTTTACATCATGACAGCAGCGTGTGTAATAGTGGTGGGGAACATAATTGACCCTTAGATCCTGATTTGAAAACCCATCTGAAGAGTTTGTCACTTTGCGTTAGATCTTTTAGGGACAGAGGAAATGTCTTGGAAAGAAAATCTGTCTTGAGGTCGGTCCCTACCTCATGCACTTGATGGTTAAAGAGTCTCAACAGAAGTGGTAGTTGTGAGATCAGGTCAGAACCTGCTGGAGCCATATGTACCCCACAGTACTGACCTCGGGATACATTTTCCCTGAACACCAGTCTcattgtctttttatttttctctcagattGTGGTTTAAATGTGCACAAGCAGTGTTCCAAGATGGTCCCAAATGACTGCAAGCCAGATCTGAAGCATGTCAAGAAAGTGTACAGCTGTGACCTCACAACGCTAGTAAAAGCACACTTCACTAAGAGACCAATGGTAGTGGATATGTGCATTAGGGAAATTGAATCTAGAGGTAAGGCATAGTTAATGGACTTCGGTTGCTTTGCTGCTGATCTGTTTAGATTGATCTGGGTCATCTGGGTGCCTGCTGAATTCCTCAAAACAGATTTGCACAAGACATTTTATGACTGCCAATTATCCGGCACAGCTAATATTATAGTTTGCATTATTTCATGGTTCATACccatttataatttttatagaTGCTGCTAGGAATTGCTTAATGGACAGTTACTGCTTTATAGTTATATATTGGCACCTGTCTTTCCAGTAACACTTCTATTAAAAAGTTAAGTGAATGTGCTAAAGCAAAGGCAGTTAGTATTGATGTGCTCCGTCTTACCAGATCCACTGGCCCACATGGAGTATCCTTTTCTAGGATGagagttttttgttttcatttgggaaTAATGACTGAACATCAAGTATGCTAATCTCAGTCATTTTTAAATCAGTTGTAATTGGTTTAACATGTTTCTTCAGCTCTGAAATGATTTGCGTAAACACAATTTAGTGCTGATATAACAAGGTAGCTAATGCAagggtcagggttaaaaggCCAGGGCAAGATTTCATTCTGATAAGGCTTTTAAAACATGTCTGCTTTTTCTGCCTTAAATGAAGAACCTGGCAAAGGAAGAACTGGATGGACGAGAACTGGAAAATTAAGTCTAATTTTAATCTTGTTAAAATGTTCATTGCAGGTCTTAATTCTGAAGGACTGTACAGAGTCTCAGGATTTAGTGATCTTATCGAAGATGTCAAAATGGCATTTGACAGAGGTACAGTCTTTCCTGCATGCAGAAACTTTGTGCTGATGTATTAAATATAGCCATTTTTTCTGCACAGCCTCTGTCTGTCTCATGCTCCACTGCATCCCTGGTCTGAAGGAGTCTGGCAGCTATGCCTAGCAGAAGGGGAGTCTCCCCATCAGTAAAGCATATTTGCTTCTGGCCTTTATTACCAAAATCTACTTTTCTGCTTCCATCAGTATCTGTGCTTCAATAATGATGTGCATAGGAAAGGACAAAGCTTTCTGAACTACTGCCCTAGTTTGCAAGTAAAGCTGCGCTCAAGGGCATGGGGGAGGGATAGAGGGCAAGTGGTAAAGTGACTGAAGAGGGCTGTGCGATTTAAATCCATCTTTCTGGATGAAAGCTCCAAAATAATAAGATGAATACaataatgcaaacaaaatttGAATTACTGCAGTCTAAAAGAAGGTCAGTGGGAACAAACTCTTCTCTCTGAGAAAAGACAGTGGGAAAACTAAAGGCTTTCCAGCTGCAGTCCCGCTATCCCAGTAGAAGACAAAGCCAAAATCCGTGCTGGAAGCTCTCTGTCCTGTTTCTCTGGAGAACTGGACCTATTCAGACAACATCTGCCTCCTCTGCAACGTTAGCAGGGTGGGGATGTGCTGGAGAAGCCAAGTTCTGCATCTGTGTCCATTGTGGTCAGGAGTAGGTAGTATGCTGTAGCTAAATGGTGAACATGTTTTTCCTATAATATGAGGAGGCTGTGGAGCAGCtaggttggttttctttcttttacacttTTTCCCAGGCTCCGCTGGTTTCTCATTCAGTACTGACAAAATGTACTGTTTGGCAATGCAACGTGTTCTGAAATAGCTAAACTTCCACACATTAATACAAGATAGAAGCAGCTAGATCAGGCAGGcaggttttcttttaagaaataatctgcatttttttgcaatcatttgaaatgaagaaagggTAAGTTTCTTTATAAAATCCTTGAGGTTTTCATCCTGAAAAGATGAATTTCACAGCCCAGCAACTGTTTTACTTATATTAGCCAAAATCTGGAGTTGTGTCCTTTTTAATAATGTTTGCTTAACCaagttattatttttcttttgaatgctATTTTACATCTGGTTCCATTTCCAAGGCTTTAATGTCAGTGCCTTCTCCACACAGATGGGGAAAAAGCTGATATTTCTGTGAATATGTATGAAGAtatcaatattatcactggtgCACTTAAACTGTACTTCAGGGATTTGCCAATTCCACTCATCACATATGATGCCTACCCAAAGTTTATAGAGTCTGCGAGTAAGTATAACACattttcctcctggttttcattctcttttcttctcctttttgtgCGGTACTTCCCTATTCATTTCATAGCTGTCCCATCAGCTCTTAACACTGCATGCCCTATTTAGTAAGGATTGCAGGAATGAAGATGCAGTGCACATTATGACATGACCAAGTGGTGCTACATGATCGTGGTTACATTTTTCCTTGCCTTTGTCACCAGGAATGCTTCCTTTTCATCACACATTCTGGATTATATCGCTTTGTTTGTGTTTCATGAATCCCTGGTACTTGACAGTGACATTTAAAGTCTGTTGGTTTTATGTTGCCAGAGAGAAGGTGATTTATCAAAGTGTTTAGAAGTAAGATAAGTCTGTGTTTGTAGAGGTGTCCATTTTGAGTGTTTTCATAAGCTGATAAGCACTCATCCTTAAGGCCACCTTCAGTGagtctctgagcacagcagtaagcccagctggagcatctctcccaAGCATCCTGGCTGCCTGAAACATCTCTGCAGTGTAGCAGTCACACCAGCCACACCTGTAAAGGTGTGAGGTACCTGTGGATGGAAAACAAGGGCTGGATGCTGGCCTCACCACTCCTCTGGAGAAGGCATTTTCCAAGTAATATGGACACAGCCAAAGATGCTGATGGCAGACTTCCCAGTACCTTCTGCTCTCCCAGGGTTGCACCTGTAGGTTATTTGTGTAAAACTAGTCCAGTCAGCAAGGATTGTCAGGGGGATATTTTTAGTAGGCTGCAGGGACTCTCAATGGAGTGCAGTCTGCTTTGGGGAGTTTTCTTTGTCCAAAACCAGTCACATCCTGACGGAGCTCTGGGCACCTTTTTGGACAGGCAAATCCTCCACTATGAGGTTTGGTTATGTTCCAGAAGTCAGTAacccagcagagctgtgagaCCCTATCTTCTCTGCAGGCCACCTTTGTTGTCTTTCCATGTGTGAATTCTGGCTGTACGCATGGTGACAGTTGAACATCTGTGTTTCAGAAACCACCGATCTGGATGAACAGCTGGAAATTCTCCATGAGGCCCTgaagctgctgcctcctgcacacTGTGAAACGTTACGGTATCTCATGGCACATCTGAAAAGGTAGGCAGGCTGGCTGCAAGGAACTCTTAAGCTGAACTCATTTTTAGCTAAGTCAATTCTAGGACCTCCAGAAAAGTGTGGGCAAGGCCCACTGAATCCTGAAGTTGAACTGCGTTGGGGAATGATAGtctgcagcactggggtttATCCCACTGATAGTACTTCCAAAGCAATTAAaggaaataagtaaaaaaacaCACAGTTTTGAAGCACAAAAGTAATCTGCCTACCAGATTTGCTCTGTGTTCAGTGTTACAGTGAATATTTACTGTTAAAAAGCCATTTGCACCTCTGAGAATAATAAGTCACTCCCTGGGCAGGGAACTAATATAGCTTGATGGCTATAGACTGGTGTCTTTTTCTGCTAAGTCTCATCTACCCTGATCATCCCTGACACCCTAAAAGAGACAGCATACACTAGGCTTGAGCTGACCCCAATTAGTCACAATGTGAATTTGCCCCCCAGCCACAAGTCTGTGGAGGTCTgccagccgttcctcatcagtATGGATCCCCTTGTTCCACCTACCACCTTCTCAAAACCATAGGGACATAAATTCTGTCTGAGGTTTCTCCAGCTCCCCAAGACATGACCGGAGTTGGTCAGTGGGCTAAAAAACTGCTACAGACCAATGGATAAATATCCAGTGCAAGAGCACAGGTTCTATTTCTTTCaggaaagcaggggaaaaaaatcaatgcgGCATGTTAGGGTATCCATTTTAGTTTCTTGACGAACGTGAACTTATTGTCGATATATAAGAATCATTCCCATTCcttagaaaaatacttttgagttctcttctgcttttttccttttatagtTCGTTCAACTAGTAGGAATACGTTGACTCTGCTAAGTGCCCCAGGCAAAATTCAGCTACAGGGTTTCTGCCTGATTTGCCCATTTATTTCAATGATATTTCTAATGGATGTTTTAGAACAGACACAGAGATAAGAGACAAAAAAGCTTATCTTACTGCTTGTGAAACACGAAGTTCATTTTTCTGTACCCTGTTAAAGAGTGCTCTAGTTAGCAAGTTGCTTTTGCACACTGTATTTCTGGTATAGGTGAATGATAAGGTAGAAGGGTGACAAAATGCACTTGTTTTTCAACTTCCTTTTAATACATTTGCTAAAAAGAGCTGTGGTGCTCAACAGGCTGTTGTCTTGCTGCTAAATGCAGGTAATCAGATGCAGCTCCTTTATCTGGAATAGTTACAGAGTGAAGACAGCAGCTTGGAAACATCAGTTtgacttgttttaaaataaaaattaaggcagaatgggggaaaaaaagaagaaaagtcttGAATCCCTTTTGTATACCAGGGGATTTGTTCATGCAATGCAAGATGCCACAGTTGTGAGGAGTAACTTAGCTAGACTCTTCCAGTTGCTGTCCCTGGGTTCTTAGCTGTTTCTGAGAATCCTGGTTGATTCTTTAAACTGTAATGCATATTAAAACATTCGAATAATATAAATTTGTATTGTTGAACGAGGCAATTCACCAGGATAAACCAAGGTAGAGGCTTAGGCTTTGAGTCGTGTTTGTGTCTCCTGCACCCGTTGTGGTGGGCAGAGCGATGGAGGCAGTCGATGTTAGGACACCTCAGGCAGACTGTCTTCCTCCTGTCCCCCCGTGTGGGACCCTGCCTTCTCCATGTTAAGGCAGAGCGGCATAGGAGAGCACAAGCTGCCTCTGAGCCCACATGAGGAAATACCATCCCATGACCCCGGAGACCATCGTGTGCAGCAGTGACCCTCCTGGCATTTGCTGAGCAGGCATGTTTCTGTGGTAGCCCAGGCAGAGGAGGCCTGTCCTGTAGGTATAATTCTTCTCTCAAATCACATTTCAGGAGTTGCCCTGCAAacctgccccacagcaggacCTCAGCCCACAGCTTTGAACAGGTCAGGTTCCTGTGGAGCAGCAGGATGTGGCCTCCacacctcctcctctcctgcagaTGGGAACCAGGCAGTGGGAGGCTTCCCTGCACTGGGGGCTCAGCTgtttggcagctgctgaggaCCCCCGAAGAAGCAGGAGTGGAAGTGTGCCTGTCAGAGCACAGGTTTAATGACCTGCTCAGACTGCCGTGCAAATGGGGTTACAGTGGGACCCTGGTGGTTTCAAAGCCGCCCCGAAGTGATGactcactttttttttagtacaCGCCACAGGACATAACTTGTCTTGAAGAGGAACCGTGCTTCCAGCTTAGCACGGTTAGCCTGTCGTGAATAAAGGCAGGGAATTCATGTATGATGTGCTTCACGCCCATGCCATCGTACGCAGAGAGGAGCAGTGTGGCCACATGGAGTCATGTGCCATAGGGGAAACCTGGGCAGAATCCCACCTGGGTGGGCACAGGAGCACATCTCTAGTGATCATAAAACTGCCTAAGTAATGACAAACACGGTCTGCTTCCCATAGGAACAGCCTCTTTACAATGGTGCCATTGTAAAGAGCAAAAGCGAGATTGTTCTGATTTGTCTGAGTTTACCCCTCAGCCCCCTCCCTTGCCAGTACTGATCTCTCCTGCAAGTAAACATGGTCTGTGTGTATGGTAGAGGACAGAGATATCTGACTCACTGTAAACCTGCGTAGTGTTCGCACTCGCTAACCTCTGAGTGTTTTCACCTGATCTTTCCGTTTGTGTCCTAGGAGAAGCAGCACCCTCTCGCAGGCTTTGGAAATGGCAAACATTTCTGTCCAGTTTCCCTGGTTTTCAATCATATGCAGGCACAGTTTGGCACAGAAGGAATgtgaaaaatactgttctttTTTTACAGAGTAACGCTccatgaaaaggaaaatctgaTGAGTGCAGAGAATCTGGGCATAGTTTTTGGGCCAACTCTCATGAGAGCACCAGAGCTGGATGCGATGGCTGCATTGAATGACATCCGTTATCAGAGACTTGTGGTGGAGATGCTTataaaaaatgaagacattttattttgaatattttgggggttttgtaataaaaaaggaagcaacAGTGTTCTATGGATGaaggaatattttaaagtaatttaatgGCTCTTGTCGCTGAATTCCATATTTGCTAGAGCTTTCGATGTATTCAGGATAAAAATGAAGGAACTCTTTGTCGTTTCTGTAGTGCCATTCAGCCGATGTTGAAAAAGGTTAACACATACTTTCCAGTACTAGTAATCCTGGGTGTTTatcatgttaaaataaaaaacaaaaagcctaaAGCTATTGCATGATTTGCTCCCTGTTCTCCCTGTTCTGGTGAGACTCATTCCATGAAGAAAACAACTGAGCTGGTGCAGCATCTTTGTTCTGGATA from Lathamus discolor isolate bLatDis1 chromosome 3, bLatDis1.hap1, whole genome shotgun sequence encodes the following:
- the CHN1 gene encoding N-chimaerin isoform X4, encoding MISREEADQLLSVAEGSYLIRESQRQPGTYTLALRFGSQTRNFRLYYDGKHFVGEKRFESIHDLVTDGLITLYIETKAAEYIAKMTINPIYEHVGYTTLNREPAHKKHMPSLRDEHDGKESTGEDEVAEKRLTSLVRRATLKENEHIPKYEKIHNFKVHTFRGPHWCEYCANFMWGLIAQGVKCADCGLNVHKQCSKMVPNDCKPDLKHVKKVYSCDLTTLVKAHFTKRPMVVDMCIREIESRGLNSEGLYRVSGFSDLIEDVKMAFDRDGEKADISVNMYEDINIITGALKLYFRDLPIPLITYDAYPKFIESAKTTDLDEQLEILHEALKLLPPAHCETLRYLMAHLKRVTLHEKENLMSAENLGIVFGPTLMRAPELDAMAALNDIRYQRLVVEMLIKNEDILF